The Apium graveolens cultivar Ventura chromosome 6, ASM990537v1, whole genome shotgun sequence genome contains a region encoding:
- the LOC141664840 gene encoding S-norcoclaurine synthase 1-like, giving the protein MTSNSGRGSLPVDNVQSLASKNLNGIPPRYIREEAESDDLLDNKSLQIPVIDMNQLVVGQIGYQDEMKRLHLACQDWGFFHLINHGILEEIEKMKKVTEEFFKLPLEERMLCAQPPNCSEGYGQAFVLSEDQKLDWGDMLYLLPLPVSHRKMNLWPKTPSSFRPTLDEYSATLKELTNKLISLMAENLKADPQKLTAMFHHDGTQGIRMNYYPPCTQPNKVLGIAPHSDTSALTLIQVNEDIHGLQIKKNQQWVPIKPVPGSIIVNIGDAMEIFSNGKYRSIEHRAVVNNEKERISIAAFHSPNLSTDICPLPELVKDNMFKTVSHQDFIKMVFNKTLDGKGLLDQLKL; this is encoded by the exons ATGACTTCAA ATTCTGGACGTGGTTCACTTCCTGTAGACAATGTGCAATCACTTGCTTCCAAAAATTTGAATGGAATCCCCCCTCGTTATATTCGAGAAGAGGCCGAGTCCGATGATTTGTTAGACAACAAGTCCTTGCAGATACCGGTCATTGACATGAACCAGCTTGTCGTCGGGCAGATTGGATACCAAGATGAAATGAAAAGGCTTCACCTGGCATGTCAAGACTGGGGCTTCTTTCAC TTGATAAATCATGGGATACTGGAGGAGATTGAGAAAATGAAGAAGGTGACAGAGGAGTTCTTCAAGTTGCCATTAGAGGAAAGAATGCTATGTGCGCAGCCACCAAATTGTTCTGAAGGCTATGGACAAGCCTTTGTGCTTTCTGAAGATCAAAAGCTTGATTGGGGGGACATGCTCTACCTGCTTCCACTTCCGGTGTCGCATAGAAAGATGAATCTCTGGCCAAAAACTCCCTCTTCTTTCAG GCCAACATTAGACGAGTATTCAGCAACGCTGAAAGAGCTTACAAACAAACTCATAAGTCTAATGGCTGAAAACCTTAAAGCCGACCCTCAGAAACTCACCGCTATGTTTCATCATGATGGTACGCAAGGGATTAGAATGAATTATTATCCGCCTTGTACTCAACCAAACAAAGTTTTGGGCATCGCTCCACACTCCGACACTTCTGCACTGACGTTGATTCAAGTGAATGAAGACATCCATGGACTCCAAATCAAGAAAAACCAGCAATGGGTGCCCATAAAACCAGTTCCAGGTTCTATAATCGTCAACATTGGAGACGCCATGGAG ATATTTAGTAATGGAAAGTACAGAAGCATCGAACACAGAGCTGTTGTCAACAATGAAAAGGAAAGGATTTCCATAGCTGCATTTCACAGTCCGAATCTAAGCACAGATATCTGTCCACTGCCGGAGCTTGTAAAGGATAACATGTTCAAGACTGTAAGCCACCAGGATTTCATAAAAATGGTTTTCAACAAGACACTGGACGGTAAAGGCCTCTTAGATCAACTTAAACTGTAA
- the LOC141668041 gene encoding S-norcoclaurine synthase 1-like produces the protein MVSSEGVTGTAYGGSIPVENVQSLASKNLIEIPPRYVREEYESDELLDDEALEIPVIDMNKFLIGQSEYKCELEKLHLACKDWGFFQMINHGALEEIEKMKVVAEEFFKLPLEEKMVCAQLPHSIEGYGQAFVHSDDQKLDWADMLFLIPRPSSTRNTQTWPKAPSSFRPTLEEYSAKLHKITINLLKLIAENLKVETESLTGKFDPDGGQGVRMNYYPPCVQANKVLGLTPHSDATGLTLLIQVNDVEGLQIKKTQKWVPIKPIPGAIIVNIGDIMEVFSNGEYSSIEHRAVVNNKKERLSIAAFHSPIKDTCIGPLPELVQENYPKYKTIRHEEFIRMVVSRQLDGKSILDNLKCDQLT, from the exons atggTGAGTTCTGAGGGTGTTACCGGTACTGCATATGGTGGTTCAATTCCAGTAGAGAATGTGCAGTCACTTGCTTCCAAGAATTTGATTGAAATCCCACCTCGTTATGTACGAGAAGAGTACGAATCAGATGAATTGCTAGATGATGAGGCCTTGGAGATTCCAGTTATTGACATGAACAAGTTTCTCATCGGACAATCTGAATACAAGTGTGAACTGGAGAAGCTTCACTTGGCATGCAAGGACTGGGGATTCTTTCAG ATGATTAATCACGGGGCACTGGAGGAAATCGAGAAAATGAAGGTGGTCGCAGAAGAGTTCTTTAAGTTGCCACTGGAGGAGAAGATGGTGTGTGCTCAGCTACCACACAGCATTGAAGGCTATGGACAAGCCTTTGTTCATTCTGACGATCAAAAGCTAGATTGGGCTGATATGCTCTTTCTTATTCCACGTCCATCTTCAACTAGAAACACCCAAACCTGGCCCAAAGCTCCCTCTTCGTTCAG ACCAACATTGGAAGAGTATTCAGCAAAGCTGCATAAGATTACAATCAACCTCTTGAAGTTAATAGCTGAAAACCTTAAAGTTGAAACCGAAAGTCTCACTGGCAAGTTTGATCCAGATGGTGGTCAAGGGGTGAGAATGAATTACTATCCTCCTTGTGTCCAAGCAAACAAGGTTTTAGGCCTCACTCCACATTCCGACGCCACTGGGCTAACCTTGCTGATTCAAGTCAATGATGTTGAAGGACTGCAGATTAAGAAAACCCAAAAATGGGTACCTATAAAACCCATTCCTGGAGCAATAATTGTCAACATCGGAGACATAATGGAG GTATTCAGTAATGGAGAGTATAGCAGCATTGAACATAGAGCAGTTGTGAACAACAAAAAAGAAAGGCTTTCCATTGCTGCATTCCACAGTCCAATCAAAGATACTTGTATAGGTCCATTACCGGAGCTTGTTCAAGAAAATTATCCAAAATATAAGACCATAAGGCATGAAGAGTTTATAAGAATGGTTGTCAGTCGTCAACTTGATGGTAAAAGCATTTTGGATAATCTGAAATGTGATCAGTTAACATAG